From Acanthopagrus latus isolate v.2019 chromosome 22, fAcaLat1.1, whole genome shotgun sequence, the proteins below share one genomic window:
- the arid1b gene encoding AT-rich interactive domain-containing protein 1B isoform X1 gives METRRLWGQRVGNVGSSGGAGAGAAGPPLPPPSSSSSSSSSSSHHTSPPFSQFIQQQQQQTHNNNNNSSSSSLQGRGGSSGSRQHHGGTENLLVGNSRAQERHHQHQLNTSEEEEEEEEEEERMDASLRSAANSTNNNPPPSGTSSGFNHYYGNGRGGPSFDQHGGQQSPGTGVTAALSAHSTMDQVQNSHEGYNNNSPYNHYPNYRPGYGNSGYGGMMSPSRQPNNLLGPAAANHSKAAMTATSSPAGGAAGGGNNGGFQRFPGQSQQQMHPSGATPTLNQLLTSPSTMMRGYGSGYPDYNNPSAQQQPSMGLAKDMGSQYGSAAHGWGGQQRNHPTMSPGSTGQGSGRSQVPPMDPMAMKRSQLYGMSNNPYSQQQGAPYSGQPYGSPSAHRYPMGMPSRGQMGMAGMQYPQQQMGSQYSQQQQQNVGGYCQPGQPPYFSPPQQQPAAPSQPPYMQPRPLPQQEVPQEAYGGRGQSAAMTPGKPNHEELSLSQQERPSSLPDLSGSIDDLPTGTEAAVSSGASGSGSAQGDQGTPVRSPFSPHVSPRLPPPARTGPSPVASPSPAGSGSQSRSGPMSPATSGPGSQLTPQVSGPGSDVGPQSAMTQDRGFPPSMQRSTQGPQFGPQQSAPPMSPHSVSGGPVHHGSYQQGGSYGQYGPPGNYPRPPHYGGAPSANYSSPGPGPGLANSLGLNASSPMHGQGPSTPAGRGPGPGPGGRPYPAGGSAMAPTSPGMPQPAGQGMGPPGPNASRKLPEIGPNVGPSANSSSSSSTSAAAAQGRPPFARSPAYNQSWPGGRPALSPTLQPPHPPPPHPPPPHHSQQETYVQPKPTLQTPPEHYGQGSYLGMAPMGGMGPGGPGGPAGHYSQQPGSNSGRMTPQGPPYNTPSSGPMMMPAEGIGAHPDVKQRVELSKEGVCPATDPPKPKDSYSSQCVSKPPTPSPMSPSSASLSSCHGEDSDSISSPAWPKTSTSPKPSVATMTNEKITLIYEMGSEPERRLWVDRYLSFMEERGTPVPNLPAVGKKPLDLCRLYLAVREIGGLAMVNKNKKWRELSSQLNVGTSSSSASSLKKQYIQYLFAYECKVERGEEPPPEALGPAGDSKKPLSLQAKIQPPSPANSGSLQGPNTPQSSSSSLTEAPGDLKPPTSVSTSHNQMGPQPGNRNVGGVSIQDPFSEGSDPAFHNKRGGAPYQQGGGPADPSMRMQYDANKDPYGGPRKGPGPGEAFGPGQMPGGAMQDMYPRGPPSGPMTGMGPRPQYPYGPGYERRPDHVMGPEGGMAPPGGQNNMGPSGNEAGMYPNRYPHPRPGHDGYGQQYPHSMAYSSHQPLYPQQQGYKRPMEALYPPAKRHEGEAFGVQQFGSQQPDMFGPYGGGGGGYMGPERRPVQGQYPYPYPRERQGPPQHAMMGSGSPVVSGGPGEGPQANMWHPRTDMGYTYSRQGQGPPYPAMGRGDDQEGRAPQDSQWPPSHPGQRQPPYPPQSSSSSPSMPPMPSRQPSASFQASPTVPNHVARSHSPSSFPRPLGGSLSPNSAPYLPSMKKPGHPGVPPGPPPVQSLHLINREVSFPPGSVEATPPKLKPRRRLNAKDIGTPEAWRVMMSLKSGLLAESTWALDTINILLYDDSTVGSFSLTQLPGFLELIVEFYRRCLIQIFGILEEYEVGTEGQRTLLGPLPNSPTKEEALKETPPTISESNGQSAEEQRIPRRSAEEMEATPPLLTAAPGLIAQEEVKDGQPVVKEEVEMKEEHQEQKEPRPQQASKYDKLPIKVEEKGEEWEEVDERWAELSRPNGFISGLLHWKAGGGDSTAHIQTGESAPTKRRGVGEEGRSHEEAEGGEEKNLPAGEDTPPETQEGSQSEVRGQSPISQLEDEPRCWDEAPLSTAESWQDSLAKRCICISNIVRGLSFVPGNDTDMSRHPGLVLILGRLVLLHHHHPCRKRTPPSYQREEEQGLACSRDEWWWDCLAALRENTLVTLANMSGQLDLSLYPESICLPILDGLLHWMVCPSAEAQDPFSSSGGVSSLTPQRLVLECLCKLSIQDCNVDLLLATPPFSRQQKLYATLVRLVGERKSQVCREMAVAVLSNLAQGDSTAARSVALQKGSVGTLIGFLEDSVAMAQYQQSSHSMLHAAAPPEPPSVNMMCRAAKALLAMARVEENRTEFVLHESRLLDISLSAALNSSVAAIMCEVLFKIGRS, from the exons ATGGAGACACGGAGGCTCTGGGGGCAGAGAGTGGGAAACGTCGGCAGCAGTGGaggagctggtgctggtgctgctggacctcctcttcctcctccatcatcatcttcatcatcatcatcatcatcatcccacCACACATCTCCGCCGTTCAGCCagttcatccagcagcagcagcagcagacccacaacaacaacaacaacagcagcagcagcagcctgcaggggagaggagggagcagcGGGAGCCGACAGCATCATGGAGGGACAGAAAACCTCCTGGTGGGGAACAGTCGAGCGCAGGAGCGCCATCACCAACACCAGCTGAACaccagtgaggaggaggaggaggaggaggaagaggaggagcggATGGATGCCAGTCTGCGATCAGCCGCcaacagcaccaacaacaaccCTCCTCCGAGTGGGACCAGCTCCGGGTTTAATCATTATTATGGGAATGGAAGAGGAGGGCCCAGCTTCGATCAACATGGCGGACAACAAAGCCCAGGGACGGGGGTAACAGCGGCGCTCTCGGCACACAGCACCATGGATCAGGTTCAGAACTCCCACGAAgggtacaacaacaacagcccgTATAACCACTACCCGAACTATCGACCCGGCTATGGGAACAGTGGATATGGAGGCATGATGAGCCCCTCACGCCAGCCGAACAACCTGCTGGGCCCGGCCGCTGCTAACCACAGCAAAGCGGCTATGACTGCTACCAGCTCCCcggctggaggagcagctggcgGCGGCAACAACGGAGGATTTCAGCGGTTCCCCGGACAGAGTCAGCAGCAGATGCACCCGTCCGGAGCCACACCGACTTTAAATCAGTTGTTGACGTCTCCGAGCACGATGATGCGAGGTTATGGAAGTGGATATCCAGATTATAATAATCCTTCTGCACAACAACAGCCGAGCATGGGGCTGGCTAAAGACATGGGCTCCCAGTACGGCTCGGCTGCTCACGGCTGGGGAGGGCAACAGAGGAACCACCCGACCATGAGCCCGGGGAGCACCGGGCAGGGCAGCGGCCGGTCCCAG gTGCCGCCCATGGACCCGATGGCGATGAAGCGCTCTCAGCTCTACGGGATGAGCAACAACCCGTACTCCCAGCAGCAGGGGGCGCCGTACTCCGGCCAGCCCTACGGCTCGCCCTCCGCCCACAGATACCCGATGGGGATGCCCAGCAGAGGGCAGATGGGGATGGCAGGGATGCAGTACCCTCAGCAACAG ATGGGTTCTCagtacagtcagcagcagcagcagaacgtGGGTGGTTACTGTCAGCCGGGCCAGCCGCCATACTTCAGCCCCCCGCAGCAGCAGCCCGCCGCCCCGAGCCAGCCGCCGTACATGCAGCCCCGCCCACTGCCACAACAG GAGGTCCCGCAGGAGGCGTATGGGGGGCGGGGCCAGTCTGCTGCTATGACTCCTGGGAAACCAAACCACGAGGAGTTGAGTCTGAGCCAACAGGAGAGGCCGTCCAGCCTGCCG GATTTGTCCGGTTCCATCGATGACTTGCCCACCGGTACCGAAGCAGCAGTGAGTTCCGGGGCGTCGGGCTCCGGCAGCGCTCAGGGCGACCAGGGGACCCCAGTCCGCTCCCCCTTCTCCCCCCATGTCTCACCTCGACTCCCCCCACCGGCTCGCACTGGACCCTCTCCCGTCGCCTCACCGTCCCCCGCTGGGTCCGGCAGCCAATCGCGATCTGGGCCTATGTCACCTGCCACCAGTGGACCAG GCTCTCAGCTGACCCCTCAGGTCTCTGGTCCTGGATCAGACGTTGGTCCACAGTCTGCCATGACTCAAGACAGAG GTTTCCCTCCCTCCATGCAGCGTAGCACCCAGGGGCCTCAGTTTGGCCCCCAGCAGTCAGCACCGCCCATGTCCCCTCACTCGGTGTCAGGGGGGCCTGTGCACCATGGCTCCTACCAGCAGGGCGGCTCGTATGGCCAGTACGGCCCACCAG GTAACTACCCCCGCCCCCCTCACTATGGAGGGGCCCCCAGTGCCAACTACAGCAGCCCTGGCCCGGGCCCCGGTTTAGCCAACAGCTTGGGGTTGAATGCCAGCAGTCCCATGCACGGTCAGGGACCATCCACCCCGGCGGGTCGAGGACCCGGGCCTGGCCCGGGGGGGCGGCCGTACCCTGCTGGAGGGAGCGCCATGGCCCCCACCTCCCCCGGCATGCCACAGCCTGCTGGTCAGGGTATGGGGCCTCCAGGGCCCAATGCCAGCCGCAAACTGCCCGAGATCGGCCCCAACGTCGGGCCAAGTGCCaactcctcctcatcctcctcgaCATCTGCAGCTGCCGCCCAGGGCAG gCCTCCCTTCGCTCGTTCCCCTGCCTACAACCAGTCCTGGCCCGGCGGTCGACCTGCCCTCTCTCCTACCCTTCAgccccctcatcctcctcctcctcaccctcctcctcctcaccactccCAGCAGGAAACCTATGTTCAGCCCAAGCCCACCTTGCAGACCCCCCCTGAGCATTATGG GCAGGGCAGCTATCTGGGCATGGCACCGATGGGAGGAATGGGCCCTGGCGGTCCTGGAGGCCCTGCAGGTCACTACAGCCAGCAACCAGGCAGCAACTCTGGGAGGATGACACCGCAGGGACCCCCCTACAACACCCCGTCCTCAG GCCCCATGATGATGCCAGCGGAGGGGATTGGAGCCCATCCAGATGTCAAGCAGAGGGTTGAGCTCAGTAAAGAGGGAGTCTGTCCTGCCACTGATCCACCCAAACCCAAG GACAGCTAcagctctcagtgtgtgtccaaGCCCCCCACTCCCTCCCCCATGTCCCCCAGCTCAGCTagtctgtcctcctgtcacGGGGAGGACAGTGATAGCATTAGCAGCCCCGCCTGGCCCAAGACGTCAACCAGCCCC AAGCCCAGCGTGGCCACCATGACCAACGAGAAGATCACTCTAATCTATGAGATGGGCTCTGAGCCAGAGAGAAGGTTGTGGGTCGACCGGTACCTGTCCTtcatggaggagagagggacgcCCGTCCCAAACCTGCCCGCCGTTGGGAAGAAACCTCTGGACCTCTGCAGACTCTACCTGGCTGTCCGAGAGATCGGAGGCCTGGCCATG gtgaATAAAAATAAGAAGTGGAGGGAGTTGTCATCACAGTTGAACGTGGGGACGTCCAGCAGCTCGGCCAGCTCTCTGAAGAAGCAGTACATCCAGTACCTGTTCGCCTACGAGTGTAAGGTGGAGCGAGGAGAGGAGCCTCCACCCGAGGCCCTGGGACCCGCCGGAGACTCCAAGAAACCTCTGTCACTCCAAGCCAAGATCCAACCGCCCTCCCCAG CCAACTCGGGCTCCCTGCAGGGCCCCAACACCCCTCAGTCGAGCAGCAGCTCCCTGACCGAAGCCCCCGGAGACCTGAAGCCCCCAACCTCTGTCTCCACTTCACACAACCAGATGGGCCCCCAGCCTGGAAACAG GAACGTGGGAGGAGTGAGCATCCAGGACCCGTTCTCTGAAGGCAGCGATCCAGCCTTCCACAACAAGCGAGGTGGCGCCCCTTACCAGCAGGGAGGAGGCCCAGCAGACCCCTCAATGAGGATGCAGTATGATGCCAACAAAGACCCATACGGAGGACCAAGGAAAG gtCCGGGGCCCGGTGAGGCCTTTGGTCCTGGTCAGATGCCTGGCGGTGCCATGCAGGACATGTACCCCCGCGGGCCGCCCTCTGGGCCCATGACAGGGATGGGCCCCAGACCCCAGTACCCCTACGGGCCCGGCTATGAGCGGAG ACCGGACCATGTGATGGGGCCTGAGGGAGGCATGGCACCCCCTGGAGGACAGAACAACATGGGTCCGTCTGGAAACGAGGCCGGCATGTACCCCAACAGATACCCCCATCCGAG GCCCGGACATGATGGTTATGGGCAGCAGTATCCTCACAGCATGGCCTACAGTTCCCATCAGCCCCTGTaccctcagcagcag GGTTACAAGCGTCCGATGGAGGCTCTGTATCCTCCTGCGAAGCGTCATGAAGGCGAAGCGTTTGGCGTGCAACAGTTCGGCTCTCAGCAGCCTGACATGTTCGGGCCCtatggtggaggaggagggggctaCATGGGCCCCGAGCGGCGGCCGGTCCAGGGCCAGTACCCGTACCCATACCCACGGGAACGGCAGGGGCCTCCACAACACGCCATGATGGGCTCAGGATCACCAGTGGTGTCTGGGGGCCCCGGGGAGGGGCCGCAGGCCAACATGTGGCACCCCAGGACTGACATGGGCTACACATACAGCCGGCAGGGCCAAGGGCCCCCGTACCCCGCAATGGGCCGAGGAGATGATCAGGAGGGCAGAGCCCCCCAGGACAGCCAGTGGCCCCCCAGTCATCCAGGCCAACGGCAGCCACCATACCCCCcgcagtcctcctcctcctccccctcgaTGCCCCCCATGCCCTCCAGACAGCCCTCCGCCTCCTTCCAGGCCTCGCCCACCGTCCCAAACCATGTGGCTCGCTCTCACAGCCCTTCCTCCTTCCCCCGGCCTCTGGGGGGCTCTCTGTCCCCTAACAGTGCCCCCTACCTGCCCTCCATGAAGAAGCCGGGGCACCCAGGTGTTCCCCCCGGCCCCCCGCCTGTTCAGAGCCTCCACCTCATCAACAGGGAGGTCAGCTTCCCCCCCGGCTCTGTGGAGGCCACACCCCCCAAACTGAAGCCCCGACGCCGGCTCAATGCCAAGGACATAG GAACCCCGGAGGCGTGGcgggtgatgatgtcactgaagtcCGGCCTCTTAGCAGAGAGCACCTGGGCTCTGGACACCATCAACATCCTGCTGTATGACGACAGCACTGTGGGCTCCTTCAGCCTCACacag ctgcctgGTTTCCTCGAGCTCATCGTGGAGTTTTACCGCCGCTGCCTCATCCAGATCTTCGGTATCCTGGAGGAGTACGAGGTGGGAACCGAGGGCCAGAGGACCCTGCTGGGACCCCTGCCCAACTCCCCCACAAAGGAGGAGGCGCTGAAGGAGACGCCACCTACAATCTCAGAGTCTAACGGCCAATCAGCTGAGGAGCAGAGAATACCACGGAGATCAGCGGAGGAGATGGAGGCGACACCACCGCTACTTACAGCTGCACCCGGCCTCATCGCTCAGGAGGAGGTAAAAGATGGGCAACCTGTTGtcaaagaggaggtggagatgaaggaggagcACCAGGAGCAGAAAGAGCCCCGACCCCAACAGGCCAGCAAGTACGACAAGCTGCCAATCAAGGtagaggagaagggggaggagtgggaggaggtggatgagCGCTGGGCGGAGCTCAGCAGACCCAACGGCTTCATCAGTGGCCTCCTGCACTGGAAGGCCGGAGGAGGAGACTCTACCGCTCACATCCAGACCGGGGAGTCTGCCCCCACAAAGAGGAGGGGGgtaggagaggaggggaggagtcatgaggaggcagagggaggcgAGGAGAAGAACCTGCCAGCCGGTGAGGATACACCACCTGAAACACAAGAAG gCTCCCAgtcggaggtcagaggtcagagtccCATCAGCCAGCTGGAGGACGAGCCTCGCTGCTGGGACGAAGCTCCGCTGTCCACAGCCGAGTCCTGGCAGGACTCTCTGGCCAAACGCTGCATCTGCATCTCCAACATCGTACGTGGCCTCTCCTTTGTGCCCGGCAACGACACCGACATGTCACGGCACCCGGGCCTGGTGCTGATCCTGGGCCGGCTGGTGCTCCTGCATCACCACCACCCCTGCAGGAAACGGACACCACCCAGCTACcagcgggaggaggagcaggggctGGCCTGCAGCCGGGATGAGTGGTGGTGGGACTGCTTGGCGGCGCTCCGGGAGAACACCCTGGTGACGCTGGCCAACATGTCGGGCCAGCTGGACCTGTCGCTGTACCCCGAGAGCATCTGCCTGCCCATCCTGGATGGGCTGCTGCACTGGATGGTGTGCCCGTCCGCCGAGGCCCAGGACCCCTTCTCCTCATCGGGAGGAGTCTCCTCCCTCACCCCTCAGAGACTGGTGCTGGAGTGTCTGTGCAAGCTGAGCATCCAGGACTGCAACGTGGATCTGCTGCTCGCTACGCCACCCTTCAGCCGTCAGCAGAAGCTCTACGCCACGCTGGTGCGCCTCgtgggggagaggaagagccAGGTGTGTCGGGAGATGGCGGTAGCCGTCCTGTCCAACCTGGCACAGGGCGACTCCACAGCAGCGCGCAGCGTCGCCCTGCAGAAGGGCAGCGTGGGAACTCTAATCGGCTTCCTGGAGGACAGCGTGGCCATGGCTCAGTACCAGCAGAGCTCACACAGCATGCTGCACGCCGCCGCGCCACCAGAGCCACCAAGCGTCAACATGATGTGCCGTGCTGCCAAGGCGCTGCTGGCCATGGCGAGGGTGGAAGAGAACCGGACGGAGTTTGTTCTGCACGAGAGCCGGTTGCTGGACATCTCGTTGTCAGCCGCCCTCAACTCATCTGTGGCAGCCATCATGTGTGAAGTACTGTTTAAAATCGGCCGCTCGTGA